Genomic DNA from Sardina pilchardus chromosome 4, fSarPil1.1, whole genome shotgun sequence:
AGATCACATGACTTTTTTACACATTCCTCACCTGAGATTTACTGCATCTGCACTAGTTACAGTGATACTGTAGCTGTCAAGTGTCCACCTGTCAGTCATGATTCACTGGCGTGGGTAAGGGCTTGTAACGTTGGACATACTACATACTGTTCCCCTGAAGCAAGTCTTTGTTGGGGACTATAAAAAGGATTGGTGTTCATCAAAGGGCAGGCTGACTGACCTACTGAGTGAAAGGATATGTGAGGCCCCACAGGGTGTCTTCTCTTGTTGCATGGTGCATATAGTGGGCACCTCCGTCTCATTCTCAGTACTGTAAATCTGTAAAGAAATGTCCTGCCTCTTATCATGAAGGCTACAATGTCTTACATATTACATTACTTTTCATCTGATCCATCATGACCAGTTGGAGAGTGGAGACGGTGGCTCTCTTAGGTTCCAGTCCTCTTATCATCTCTATGTGTAATTTGTAATATGTAATTTATAAGATATTATACTTGGTATTATGTGTCTTGCAAAATTGACAGTGTAGGTTTATTAAAATGTTGCAGAGTTGAatatttgtgaccctgtaaagcggaaccagtcgtttcggtaaaatttattaaattaagttattgtgctcacgtgaatggccataaactaagctttccaacgatatgtatatcgagggtattacacaaacaatcgctaagataacatcatccaaagttgacatggttctcctgtcacgatatagcctgactctcgccagacccttgtagttccgccatgctccaccagaggcatttcgctgagctccacacaagggtctggacgcgagggcaatccaaacccctgtgccagtgatcaaaaaatgagcagccaatcaggagcgccgaagcgagtgtttgattcaaataacaatggcggcacgcagcgaggagtcttgtgctgacattgattctgctatttcaaccgttttgtcgaatctatcgagtattcattctttcagagaatagttttgaagacatttattggtggcaaggatgtttttactcttcttccgaccgggtttggcaagaacttgaagaagcctagcacgtcattcaagataacaggcaagtggtttatcaaatcacatgcgaggatgttttacaaggacccgccttcagaaatacatctcctatcgagaagtcccagatccttgtgtgaagcagacagtgaactacaggatctggcgaaagtcaggttagtcacgatatgccagaagaggagaaatcaccttttcaagcggcgcgtgcacaatgacagtaaatgtgttgaatcttcgccgggtttaacagtcaaaacgtatgtttttccgtgaaatgcgttcacgatatgaaactgtagactgtataaaGTCGAATtttgcgaaaacgtgaaattcaacattttaacccggaagtttgttattgttgattttctcaaaataacgttgtgcgcaaaacgactgatttcgctttgaatggtcacatttgtCCCCTGGGACAATTTTGTCGAATGGTTTATAATCCATGTCACTGGACAAATCTGTTCGGTCCGTAAGTCTATGGATGAGAGACGATCAGGGCAAATTAATATAACTGCAGGTCTTTGACTGTTGGAGGACTGCTTGACTTTTTGATCACTCAGAGGATTAATGTGATCACCAAACTGTCAGTTGAACAGTTTGCTTTTTATAGCCCAGTGGCTTCATCAAGCAAATTCCCAGTTAATTAATGTCACTTGTATCATTTTAGTTTCACTATGTCACCATGGATCTTGTAACTCAGTGTCACATTTCTTCACTTCAGGTGGGATTGCTGCTTACTGTGCTGGACCACAGAATGTCCCCGCTGACTATGAAAAGGTGGATGAAAACACTTTTGCGAAGGATTACTCAAATGATGTGGTGGCCAGAGCTCAGTTCTACAGAGAACAAGGCTTCCACCTCTAAACCTGTCTGCTGAACTAACCTTTGCAGGAGTAAGAAATGAATTAGTTAAGTAGTCTAAGTTTGAGTATGAGTCTACTTACAGTATCCTACAGTTTTCTGAAAGCACACTGTTGCTATAAAATACCAGATTATTGAATAAAGACATTCAACATTCATCTCCATGGCTGTCTAGTCAGATTAATGGATCTTTCAGCAACCATTTGTTCACTCAGAAACAGGATTGGGGAAACATACGCACAAGTGGGTCTAAACAGTATAGTCTAATAGTATATTgtggaaaatatattttttccccctaatttatttcaaaaagtgaaTCTTTCATATTTTGTAGATTCAGAGTGAAATATTTCCTGCCATTTTTCTTTGAGTGTTGATGAAAAAATCAATTTCTCAAAATATTAGAACGGCCAGAAGTTGCGACcattaagcatcctgctacttgaaaacaagtaGATGATTTGTTGTAGGGCTATCCAATtgagtggagagggaatttgaaagacatctgtttgtcccacccctccgattgagctcTGCCTATGGTGAGTGCCcggaccctacatcttgatgtgggccTGGCTAGTCAAATGGTGGTTTCTTGAGGCTTTAATTATTCTGATTTAGTAAATCATGGGAAAGACTTCTGACTTGATAGTTGCCCAGAAGAAACTCACTGTCACCCTCCACAAGTAGGGTAAGCCATAGAATGTCATTACTGAAAGGGCAGTGTGTTCACAGAGTGCTGTATCAAAGCATATTCACGGAAAGTTGACCGGAAGGGAGAAGTGTGAAAAGGTATGTAAGCAACAGAGGTGACAGCAGCCTTGAGACAACTGTGAAGCAAAGCCGATTCAAGAACTTGGTTGGAAATTAACATGGAGTCTGCATCAAGAGCCACCATACATAGACCTGTCCAGGAAATGGTCTACAAGTATCACATTACTAGTGTCAAACCACTCCTGAATCAGGACTaaggagagacagagctggGCCATTGCTCATGGTTCAAACTCCTTTTCACATAAACAAAATGTTGCATTTCATTTGGATATCAGGGTCCAATCAAGGTCCCAAGAGTctagaggaagagtggagaagCACCAAGTTGCTTGAAGTCCAGTACTGTATGATGTCTCCACAGTCTCCACAGTCAGTGATGATTTGGTGTGCCATGTCATCTGGTAAGTCAATGCAGCTTTCTACCAGAAGAGCATGTCATGCTTCCATCATGCTGACAAGCTTTAGATGATGATTTCCTTTGCAACAGGACTTGCCACCTGCCCACTGCCAAAATTGCTAGTAACTGGGTTGCTTATCATGGTACTGTGCTTGATTGGCCAGACAACTCGTCTGTCCTGAACCCCATTGAGAATATATGGAGTATTGTCAAGAGAGAAATGAGACACCAGACAAAAGATACCAGACCCAACAATACAGACGACCATACGGACGCAATCAAAACAACCTGGGCTTCCATAACACTTCAGCAGTGCCACAGGCTGACCATACCACAGCACATTGATGCAACAATTTGTGCAAAATCGGCCCAACCGTAGCACCAAGCTCAATCTGGGGAAtgtgctctgtattttctactgcacaagagggcATAGTTCAACTGACTGTATGCAATTCGATAATTCTCCAACCAATGTGAAAATTGGTGGTAaaaatgtggaggtttccagcctgagctgctagGTGAAATCAAATCGCCGgtagatcgggctgggtttacccagtctagccCAACCAAGGACTGAACTGAGAGCTCAAGACTCGTTTGTGTGGAGTATACCGTATGAGAGACAAAACACAGCCCAGTTTTTATTGTGGGTTTATTGCAAAGGGGGCATAGGGATTTTGTTCTTGCAAATGGGATTGTGCACATAGTTTATATTCAGCagcacaaaagtaaaaaaaaaacgttcaacTTTTCAAACTTTCAGTTTACTCAAGTCATATAAGTTGAGGAAGCAAAGCAGCCTAGTAGAAtttgaccactaggtggcactttCAAGGTAGCTAGGATGATACAccccgagtgtgtgtgggccagcTGGCATAGatcttttcttttactgtccatGGCTAGTTCACTTGTTAACCCTTTAGTGTGAATAATAAGACTTCCTTTGGGGAGGGGTAGTGTGTCAGTTTTCCGTTTTCTTTCCCCCGCCCAGATGTTCTTTATGTTATTACATTTTCACTACCAATGTCTGAAACGGGCCTTTAAAAGAGACACACAAGATTCATTTTTGGTATAtcaaaaacgtttttttcttctcccagATAACCGCACCTCAGCGCTTTCTTTGCTGCATATTCTGTCAGGCACTTTCTCAAGCTTACTAATAATCATGACGTAGCCAGAGAGGGTCCATGTTTCCAGCTTTGCAAACCAATCAGAATCAGAGCTGCCCTTGTATGCAATCGAGTAATCAAAAATAAATCGTGAAAATGTGTAACGTTACCTCCTGAAATGTCACTATTGCAGTGGCATGTAGCCTTCTCGACTTGACTCGTGCAATGGCCCAAAGTTAAATTACTTAATTACTTCATAATCAATTAATTTCACGTTTGTATGAGGGCAGGCCCAATACGAAGGAACGGCATCCTACTCAGCATTTGACAACATTGCGTTCATTCTcttagctagctaactagcagCTTGCGTTGACATTGGACGATTTGAAGTGACTTTTTCTTGGTTTTACAGAATTGGATTCAATGACAACACACCGACATTGCGAATTAGAACATCCAGTACCAAGCAGTTCGACAGCTTTGTACACTAAACACGCTGCTAGCTGTCAGGTTCGCTAGCTGCCCCATCCAGCTTACCACTTGCAAGTCAGAATGTCAGTGCAACAGTTTTGAGGGATAAGTAGACTTTTTTTTACCGCCTTGAGGCTGGTCACATAAACAACAGTCATTATGAGGATTTTAAGAGCTTTGATGAAAAATGCCGCAACCGGGAAACAAATCGATTATTTCTCCAGGTTTTCTCCATCGCCACTGTCAATGAAACAATTTCTGGATTTTGGTGAGTGATGTCAACCTCTTATTAAGGTCTAGTTTAAATCATGTTAATAGACTGTTACCTTAAATGTTTATTTCAATTCTTAGGGTCGGAAAATGCATGCGAGAAAACATCATTCGTCTTCCTAAGACAAGAGCTGCCAGTGAGACTGGCAAACATAATGAAAGAAATCAATCTGTTACCAGATAATCTTCTTAGGACCCCCTCTGTACGTTTGGTACAAAGCTGGTAAGTTTTTCCTTCTTAGCTTGGAATGGTCCCTGTGACATCAGTAAATGTACCAGCAACTGTTCTTTTCAATTCTGAGGGAGGGTTATAATGTAACTGTGAGACTGGTTCTCCTGTTAGCCCGTGTATCATTCACTTAACTGGAATATGTGGCTGCTGTTCTTGTCTTTGGCTGAGGCTGTTGTCCCTGTGGCACCCCAGGTACATGCAAAGTTTCCAAGACATTCTGGAGTTCAAGGACAAAAATGGAGATGATGAAAAAGTCACATATGCGTAAGTAATCTGTACTGCCATAGAGCCACATGTGTTCTTCTTTCCCATCCCGAGACCTGCTTTTGACACAGTTTTCCTTTGTCAGGTTCACAGATGCTGTTATAAAGATTCGAAACAGGCACAATGATGTCGTGCCTACCATGGCCCAGGGTGTTGTGGAGTACAAAGAGGCCTATGGCACAGACCCCATCACCAGCCAGAACATGCAGTACTTTCTGGACCGCTTCTATATGAGCCGCATATCCATTAGGATGCTTCTTAACCAGCATAGTGCGTTATGCATTTGATATTGTCATGCTTTGAGCAAACATGATCAATGTTCTTAGTGTGtattgtacacacatacagacacaaacatctcTTTGGTTTGCTTGCCACTTACATGTTTTCTAGTCTCACTTTACACACTACTGCAGTACATAAAGCACATTTGAACCACTCTTTGGGAGTTTCATTGGAGACATTTGGAGCTTTTTGCAGGAGTTGAATGACATGTTGTTCTCTGATTGTGGTCTAGCTTTGCTGTTTGGTGGTAAAGTGAGAGTAAACCCAGCTCATCCCAAACAGATTGGCAGCATTGATCCTCACTGTCCGGTCACTGATGTTGTCAGAGGTAGGTGTTCTTTTTATGCCTGTCTCACTTGTCTGCTACATTGTGTCCGACTGACGGTGGATGTTGGACTTTTGTAGCTATACAAGTGCCAGTGTATCAGTGTGATATGATGTCTTTGAAGCTATATTTGATTGACTTGTGCACATAAAGCTTTTTTGGAATATTTCAGATGCATATGAAAATGCGAGAAACCTTTGTGATCGGTATTACATGAACTCTCCTGAGTTGATTTTAGAAGAATTTAATGGTAACTCATAGAACACTTACACAGACATTCTCACagatatttattaatttattaatttattaaatGTAAAGTAAAAACAAGTTCAagagatcttttttttctctttctctcagttaaAGGAAGTGGAGATCCTGTAACAATGGTATATGTACCATCACATCTCTATCATATGCTGTTTGAGCTATTTAAGGTaattctttttatttatttatttatttatttatttattaatcatCTTGTCACGATGCACTTCATCACTCTAGTTTGAACATTCTTTGCtgagtgttcatgtgtgtaatgtatatgaGGATCTGACTAAGTGTGGTTCTTACAGAATGCCATGCGTGCAACCATGGAACTGTATGGAGATGCGCTCGAGTATCCCCCTGTCCAGGCCCAGGTGGCCTTGGGCCATGAGGATCTCACTATAAAGGTACCGTCCCGTCCCATCAGCTCAGTGACTGAGAGACTTGAGGTGTCCTTAGGTGTGCAAGTAATACGTTTCCCTTTATAGGATGTGGTTTGTTTGTGGTTGGCCTTTGCAGGTCAGTGATCGCGGAGGAGGAGTTCCGTTAAGGAAGATTGACAGGTTGTTCACCTACACGTACTCTACGGCCCCTGTGCCGCCTATGGACTCGGCACGAGCAACGCCTCTGGTAAGAGACCATCAGTCTCGTCAGCACTCAAGTCATGCAGGGCCTCTGAACAGGATGCAAAGATGGAATCAACTTCTGAATATGAAACGAGGGGGAAGACTGACTCACTATGGATACAAGTTTATTTGATATGACTTAGGAGTGTAGTGTCATTAATCCAACCATCACTTGTTGTGAAGGTTCTAGTGTCTGACATGTCAGTTTGTAATTACCATCAGACTTTATCATGCGTGCCTTCTGCTGGGATGGTGTCCAACTGATCGGAATTAAAAAATGTTCTTTAACTCATACAGGCTGGCTTTGGATATGGGTTGCCCATTTCACGATTATATGCAAGATACTTCCAAGGCGATTTGAAGTTGTACTCGCTGGAGGGTTTCGGTACAGATGCCGTTATATACATCAGGGTGAGTTGTCCAACTAGAAACCTTCAGTAAGATTGACACTGTAGCTCAACGACCTGGACCTTTTAAATGCTTATATTTATTCCGCTCTCTGTTCTGCAGGCCTTGTCCACGGAGTCCATAGAGAGGCTTCCTGTTTACAACAAGTCAGCCTGGAAGCACTACAAAACCATGCACGAGGCAGACGACTGGTGCGTCCCTAGCAAGGAGCCCAAGGACATGACTACCTTCCGCAGTTTCTAGATTGAGACAGCACTCGCTGACCGAGTGGGCTCATCCAGATTATTTCCAAATTTTGACGAGTTGTTTTTCCATTGCCGGCTGAGGAGTGGAAGATATGACGTTGTGATCACCGCCAATGAAAGGTCAAACATCAGCTCATATTCAGTGGATGTAATAAAAATAGCCAGTCATAACAGACAGGAGACTAGTGCCATACTTTCTTCGGAAAACTGCATGTTGCTTAGCCTCTGTATATATTTTGTCTTTCTACAAATGAGTTTGAGTTACAATGTTTTTGGACTACTGAGATCTGAAGAAAATCTTTTTTCAGTGAAAAATGGAGATGAATTACAGGATCTGATACCTTGATATACAATTCAATGAAAGGAAGGGATAATGTGAAGCATAGCACATATCCACAGTTCTTGGGACAATATCATAATTCTTGGGGTATTCAGTCTAGGACCTcagttttttacagtgtagggcAGCTAAAATATTCTATAAGACCCCAAATCTATTTCCTATGTACTGATAGGAAACATGATATTAGTTTATTACCTTTGAATGCAAATGATGTGCTCAAAAAATGGATTTTGTACAAAATATTGAGTTGAGTTACTACAGTATAGTTTAACATGAAGTTATCAGACAACAGCCCACATTCATAGCTTCTGTGTGTAACCAGTAAATATAATTGTCTACAATAGACAGAATGAACAGACATCACCTGACAGCACATTCCATGTGGAGCTTCTAAATGTATTTATGGTTCATTTCAtcatttgtttctctttttggttgtttgtgtttggagttgtttgtctgtgtgagcgaGTGAAAGTGCTTTGACCAATTCCATatggaagattttttttgtggtgtAGACCATCAGTTACAATTTCACGTGTGAATTGAGAAAATGTTCAACTCTGTCAGCTAAATAAAGTCATTGTGTGAATATAAAGTAGtcacatttcattttcagtaTACTGACTCACTTGTCTATTGAACAAGAGCAAATGAACGCTACAAAAGACAAAGCACAAACAGCCCAGaattcaaataaagtgtttaaTTTGCACAGCTTGTACTGTTTGTACCAGAGGAGTAACTGGGTGCCTGTTGTGATCTGGAGGGCATCGTCCCGTTGTCAGTTTCGTCAAAATACAGTTATCAAAGCATCTAAGTAGTACACAGAATAGCAAATAAGTATGAGAGCACACAAGCTAACTATATAGCATTTAGGAGTACACTGGCGAAGAAACCATCCACCTATTACACCTAACAGCCATTTCTCCTGGCCCTCTCACAGTGCTGTGATGCATGTGACAGACAGATACGATACAGTGATATAGTCTGGTACCCTTTTTGGATGATACAAACTCTAGTTAGCTGCACAGGGTCAAACAAGGCAAAGCAGGCACCGTCAACAAGAGAAGATGATGGACCATCTCTGACTACCCTTTTTTGATTAGCCATTtatataaaaacaacaacaggctATTCTACTTAGTAGAAAATGTAGAAACTTGATCAGTAATTTGCTTTTTAAAAGGTATGCAGTTAATATGCTCAATAATATAAAACTGTCCATTTACACATTTAAAATCATGTTCCCCATTTGTATCTTAAAAAGACAATATAGTGCTTTTCCTCATCAACTGTACAAAGGTTCCAGCAACAAAAATGATCTGTACATGGACACAGGCAAGTTGTTCTAGCAAAAATAAtgtataaaaacatttaaaggcAGGGAACAATCAGAGGCTCTGGTCACAATTATGGAACTCTGCGTATCTGTAATATTCTCAGTAAGGAAGTCCTGCTTCTTCCGCTGGTAAGCCCTCGGCTACAGTGGTTAGGTAAAATACATGCATCTCCGTTTGGTCCACAAGTCAACACATTATCTATATAACAATCATCTACACCTACAAATCCCTCTACAAGGCCCCTTAACCTGTCAAAAAACATTTGCCTTTGCATACAGGCATGGTTCTGGCAGACagctcttcactcctctctctctttctctttctctctctctctctctcaaacacacactcaacttccTCTATACATACAGTTTCTCTTCAATACAATAATTAGCTTCCACTGGTCAGGATGAAGGATATTTTCATGAGGAAATTGCATTTCATTTGCGTTGGAATTTGAAATGTGAAGTGGAAGAGAATTGACTCATTTAAAAGCACACTTGTCTGTTGGGTAACTTGGGTTAAGGAATCgaggaatagaaaaaaaaagaggctggGCAGAAGCACTTGTTTGGCACTGGGAGACTGGACTAAAACACCCTGTCGAATTGAGGCACACAGCTGGGTCGTGACATTGGTATGCCGGTAGGAGCACCACTAACCCTATGCTAGTTGCATATCTGTGTGAACTGTAGCATTGCATGTGCCAAAGTGGTTGATTGTCCGTGCCGTCATTCACTCCCACTCGCCACAAGTGGCCCTCATCCAGGTCATCAGGGAACAGGTCATCGGAGTGGTCAGTGTGCTCCCTGTGCAGCAACAGcattagcagcagcagcagcagtcgaGGGGAAAGTTCGGTCCCGTGGGTCCAGTCCAGAGTCAGCCGGAGCTCAGCAGACGGAGTCGGCGTTGGAGGCGGACAGCTTCCCGCTGCGGCGCACCTCCTTCTCCCGCTTCTCCCGCTGCTTCTCCAGCTTCTCCTGGGTCTTCTTCATGTCCTTCAGCTTCTTCTTGATGGTGGCGCGGTCACTCTGGCTCGCGACGCCCAGGGCCTGTGGGGGGGAAAAAGCACATGCGTGATGTGGTGGACGTGACACTGGTCGGATATGCATGTTCTCCGATGCCCATAAGGTGGCAGTCAAGGCATGGCAGAAACTCCCGAGACGGAGACCATTTGGAAATATGACACAGCACTAATCTCTGCGCTCGAAAGATTGATGTTGGTGCTTCCTGGGCCGGTAACTTCAGGCCACTGCAGATGTAATCTTTTAAAAGATGCAGTTTGTAACTGGGTTTGGTTTCATGAAATGTTGATATTCGAGCTAGACAGGCAATCACACTGCACCCCTCCCTGCTATGCTCCTGAAGTACGGTATTTATCCACGAGGATTGGATATGCTGCAGTCCGAGCCACTATGCTTGTTTCAAATTTACTGAGCCAGAGCTG
This window encodes:
- the pdk1 gene encoding pyruvate dehydrogenase (acetyl-transferring) kinase isozyme 1, mitochondrial — protein: MRILRALMKNAATGKQIDYFSRFSPSPLSMKQFLDFGSENACEKTSFVFLRQELPVRLANIMKEINLLPDNLLRTPSVRLVQSWYMQSFQDILEFKDKNGDDEKVTYAFTDAVIKIRNRHNDVVPTMAQGVVEYKEAYGTDPITSQNMQYFLDRFYMSRISIRMLLNQHTLLFGGKVRVNPAHPKQIGSIDPHCPVTDVVRDAYENARNLCDRYYMNSPELILEEFNVKGSGDPVTMVYVPSHLYHMLFELFKNAMRATMELYGDALEYPPVQAQVALGHEDLTIKVSDRGGGVPLRKIDRLFTYTYSTAPVPPMDSARATPLAGFGYGLPISRLYARYFQGDLKLYSLEGFGTDAVIYIRALSTESIERLPVYNKSAWKHYKTMHEADDWCVPSKEPKDMTTFRSF